In Hemibagrus wyckioides isolate EC202008001 linkage group LG16, SWU_Hwy_1.0, whole genome shotgun sequence, the sequence CCCTCTGATTTGTTGGATCAGGTTTATCAAAGCAAGAAAAGCTTCTGACCAACCCTGAGTTTCAAAACCTTACATGACTACAATGACTTTACCTTATCTTTCCATCCAGGGGTATATCTGCTGCCGtattaatgaaaatattttcattattcGAATGTTACGATCGATGGATCACTTTTAAAACAGAACCCATTCCCAAAGCAAAGGGGAAACCAGTGGCTTCCCAgaataaaacaaagcaaaactgtTTCCGTTTTCTGTTTGCATAGCATATAGAAGTGCCTATAATACCACAGTGTCCTGAGATAGGGTAGGGTTTCTCAGGTTGTGAGAATTTCCAGCCTTGTATCCACATGTTCGGTGAAATTAATATACTGCCGAATCGCTGTTATCTAAGCAGGTTAAACCTTTCAAGGCTGCGTTGGGGCTACATAAGGAGATTTGCTAAAGCTTGATTTTCAGTGAACCTCTCAACTCGACACCATGAAGACCCTCCACACTGTCTTCCTGCTTGTTTTTGGCATTACTGTTGGCAAGTGCAAGCTTTGTCTTTTTATTAATAACTGAGGGTTTATCTGGATAAAAACAAAGTGATTGTAGAGATATTAGGGTTCGGTATTTTGGTTGTAGAATTATGAAATTTGTGGGAACCATAAAAATTGGAATGTTTATTCATGTTTCTTTCTAAACCTTAAACAAGGGATtgcattatttaaatgttagcTACAAAGGCAAAAAATCCTTGAGCAATCTTTAAGTAAGATCCAAGGAACAGGTTTGGATCTGCTGAAAAACTCAGCTTTGAGATAAAGATTATCATCTTTATTGTGGGAACATGGGATTGTACCATGGCTGTGTTCGTAATCTTTGTGATGTTACCCGAGGCTTAACTTTGTTTATGTCTGTGATTCAGCCCAGGCTCTTGACTACAAGGCGCTGTGGCAGTTCAGGTCTATGATCATCTGCGTCAAGCCCAATAGCTGGCCAGCCCTAGACTACGCAGATTATGGCTGCTACTGTGGTTATGGTGGGTCAGGGACCCCGGTGGATGAGCTGGACAGGTTGAAAACCCCCTTTAATTGCTGCATAGGCTATATTTAATTGAATGTATGTATATTATGGTCTGCCTTGCTAACTCTTTCTAAGATGTTAAGAAAAGTATTTCTTGAACAACATTATAGGATATTGTACAGGTCTGAAGTAGTCTGTAGTAGGTCAATAAATGAGCATTCATCATTTACTATGTACCCATTTCTTATAATTATGGCTTTAAGGTAAATTAATCAAATTCTTTTCTATCGCAAAAAATGGCTAATAATTTGTAGTGAGTTATCAATAATATAGTCAGACTTGCATAATACCCTGGAGCAGATATAGTTCTATGTATTGTATGTATTACTGATTTTCCAAACTCTTAAAGCTTTTTCATGTCTGAGGTTTAACTTAATTTTATGGAGTGAGGATTAGGATTTTGGGTACATTGTCTAATATTCAGATATTGTATAGATATTGAATATGaagatactgaaatactgaaagaaATCTCACCAGTGGAAGAAAAGTTTTACCAGTGGGCTTAGACTTAAGCAAGGCTTAATTCCCTTATAACTTTTTACACCCCAaacctataaacacactcattttCAGCAACTGTTTGCAGTGGGAATGAACCTGGAATACACCCAGGATGGAATgctagtccatcacagggcatcatGCACTGACAGGGGCAGTTAATCTATTTAGCCAAACCACCAAAGTTGGGGGAAAACTAAAGAATCCTAAGGAAACCCATGTGGACATAGGGAAAACTGTGCAACCCCAATCAGGATTAAAAAGGGTACCATGGAACCCTGGAAGTGCCGAAGCTCCCCGCAGGGCCAAAATTCTGCCCATACAAGTGTTCAATCGGCATGGCATTGGGAATACTAGCTACTGACAAACTTTTTATTGGGACTTCTTTCCAACTACAGATGCTGTCAGGTACATGACAAGTGCTACAGTGATGCCATGCAACATGAAGCATGCTGGCCAATCATAGACAATCCGTACACTGAGATCTATGCCTATAGCTGTGATAAAGACACTAAGACTATCACCTGCAAGAGTGAGTAATGATAAGCACCTTTCAGCTCATAAGATTTACACAGTGAACAATTTTAATGAGCATGGTTAATGTTCTTCCTCTCTCAGGCAACAACAATGAATGCGAGATGTTCATCTGCGAGTGCGACCGGAAGGCTGCCGAGTGCTTTGCTGTGTCTCAGTACCATGAAGATAACAAGAATGTGTCCAGTGATCGCtgcaaataatttataaatgacGTACACACTATACCACCATACCGTAGAGCTAGCTAGTATTTGCATTAAACAGTTAGCCATTATATGATGAGTATGACATAAAAAAACTGTCTCAGTAATTATTTTATGTCCACTCAAGCAATAAACAGCTTATGATAAAAAGCAGCTGCTGGGATTTCTCATTCAGTTATATTTCTTCCTCCCATTATAACTATACCAGTCTTTGCTTTTGGTCATGCATGATAAATACCATTAAGCCTATTAAATCTATTCCATAGTATATGTACTGTAAACTATTTAACATGGTGTATGTTTAGCTTATACATAATAGACAGGAATAAGTCCagacctcaacctcactgagATGCTGTGGCAGAATCTTAAGAGACCTCGAACATCAGCGAACTGTAATGGGCCAAAATTATAGACATTACAGACAAACATATATTATTGATCTCTACTGTATGTATGAGACAGGAAAACCAAATGATAGGACAAGATGAAGTATGTGTTTGTACTGATGTGTTGGACCCATGACAGACTGAACATAATTAAATGAGTCACTATGATGTAAATGCTCAGATGTTTGGTTGTACAGAAAGTGTTTTGAATTTtgccataaatgttaaatcacCAATAATCTATTGTGATATGATCTGTAGTAGATGCAATAACAGAGATAAAATCTGTTTTGGTGCTGAGGACACATGCAGAGCTTCACACACTATATAAAGCCTTCCTGATAGCCCGCCCTCATGGTACCCAACCTAACACATGAGGCCAGCTTTGTCTGGAAGACTTTTTCAACCAGAAGAAAAACCAGCAGGGAGTCACACTTTTCAGTGTCAGCTCTGGTTGTGACTAGTAGGTTCCCCCGGCTCTGCATCCCGCAGGACTCGGACACAAGCAGCAGGCTTCAGATCAAGTGTGAGCACTAAACTTATAACAATGGCAGCACATTTAGGGTTGCAGACAGTAACTCAATCTGTGTGCTGTTTCACTTGCCAGCTACTGTGAAATTTTGTGTAGCTGCATAGCAGTAGCTATTCTTAAGTGTtttataaatatacaacatCTAGCAGAGGACTTTATCATACATTTAGTTCATTTAACcctacaactgagcagttgaggggtAAAGCCTCTTGCTAGCCCTGGAATTTAAACTTCTGGGCCAACATCTTacccactgagctaccacttccatATAACTTACTGTATATAAGGATGTTACTACTGCTTGAGTAATGTTAAATTTAGAACATCTTACAGTCCAGTGGATACCTTTCATGGTCTTGGATACAGCAGTGTTGTATCTTGGTGAAGtgatagctcagtggttaaggtgttgaactaGTGACAGGAAGGTtgagagtttgaatcccaggagcaccaagttgccactgctgggcccttaagtcGGGCCCTTAAGTCagacccttaacccttagttgtacaaatgacataaatgtaagttgttctggataatGCTGTAAAGGTAAAATACCTGCTCTAACACATTAATGCTGGCAGAGAAAGGGCCTGCTTAATGACCTGATTCTAGCCCTGAGTGGACCTGAATGATCTATCATTTACCCACCCCTAAAAGTAAACGTGACACCAGAGGCATTCCATTAAACCTATGTTTCTGCTTTCTGTTAACATACTACTCAGACTGCCTATAATAACTGTGCTGATGTGAGATAAGTCAGGGTTTGTGATGTGAGAATTTCCATGCATGGATCCATGTGTCCATTTAAATGACTATATGTTATCTATGCAGGTTTACATTTTCAAGGCTACTTTGTGACTAACTACTGAGGCGTACATTTTAATAAACCTCTTGACCGGGCACCATGAGGACcctctgttctgttctcttGCTGGTGTTTGGTATTACCATTAGTAAGTGCAAGCTTTGACTTCTTTTTTCCTGAGTGTGGAACAGCAATACTAATATATCTGTACTAAtttcagaacaaattaaattatatgatgtagtttagatattatgatctggtgtttttctgtctttaatTTAAGAATTTCCATGTCAGAGAGAACCAAAAATATTGGGTTTGTACAGATTCCTTGTTCTTAAAAATTATATAAGTGATATACATTGCTGAATTGTTGGCTATAAAAACTGCCGAAATCTATCTAATCCTGCAGAAGTCTATAATGGCTACATGATGTTACCTGGATATGCCGAAAAACACAGCTCTGAGATGAAGGTTATTTTTTTGGTGGAATTAAAACTGGCTTGTATCATaacttacatttctggcatttggcagacacccttatccagagcaacttacaatttgtctcattttatacCATTAAGATATAAGACccgttaagggccttgctcagggacccagcagtggcagcttggtggatctgggattcaaattcacaCCCTTTTGATCAGAAGTCCAGCACCTAAACCACTAAGACACCACATTCCTGATGGTCCAGTCTTGGTCTGGAATCTTTGTGAAGTGACTTGCCAAGTGTACCAGTGGATTAGCAAGCTACCTTTGATTTTACCCAAAGCTTAactttctttgtgtgtctgtggttcaGGTCAGGCTCTTGACAACAAGGCACTATGGCAGTTCAGGTCTATGATCCTCTGTGTAAAGCCTGATAGCTGGCCAGCTCTAGACTACGCAGATTATGGCTGCTACTGTGGTTTGGGTGGCTCAGGAACCCCAGTCGATGACCTGGACAGGTTGAAAACCAACTTTTATGCTTTGCATGTCATGCTTGTTGGATGTAGTTCAAATGATGAATGTTAGAGGTTTTAATCTGGCATGCATTTAATCTGCATGGCATTGAGAATACTTGTTATTGGCAAACATTCTAGTGGTACTTCTACCAGGGATTACTAAATTACGCAGTTCTCTTTAATTACAGATGCTGTCAGGTTCATGACAAGTGCTTTAGTGATGCCAAGCAACATCAGGCATGCTGGCCAATCCTGGACAATCCTTACACTGAGATCTACGCCTATAGTTGTGACAAAGTCACTAAAACAATCACCTGCAAAAGTGAGCGATGATATAAAACTCAACCCAATTAACTCAAAAGCGTTAATGAGTAGTGTTACTTTTTTAACGTTGCATTTCCTTTTTGTCTCGCAGGCAACAACGATGAGTGTGAGATGTTCATCTGTGAGTGTGACCGTAAGGCTGCTGAATGCTTTGCTATGTCTGAATATCATGAGGAAAACAAGAACCTGCCCAGTGATTGCTGCAAATAAATGATAGATAACTTGCACACCATATCAGCCACCAGAGCACTAGCCATCATATCACTTGAGTTTGATATGAAATGTACTTTCAGCAAATATTATGTCTATGTATTTTATCTTATGAAAGCCTTCACCCAAGCAATAATCAATAAATGGTACCTTCTCACACTTTCAGTGCATGGAAAATACTTTCCTGTTACATGGTCAAACAAATATGACACAACTTACAGGAAATTCTTTAGCTTTACACAATGAAAGTATGAGAATGTAGCTTTTAAGATGGTATGAAACAGGTGTGGAGTGTAAAAATGGGGAGTTGAGGCTATGTTTGTTCATACTTTGCCAGATctaatacactatatggtcaaaagtacAGTATGTAGGCACCATCACAGCTGTTGCcacatatataaaaacacacaattgtctagaatgtctgtGCATGTATTATGAATTTCCTGTTACTGGAAATAAGgggccctgtgatggattggtgacctgtccagggtgtacccctgctttTCACCCAATGTGCActgagataggctccagcagacccccgtgactttaattaggaataaagcaggtatagacaatggatggatggatggaaataagGGGTCTAGTCCACACCAAATGACCATGCCCCTGTGCATAGTgtgagctccataaagacatgatttGGTGGAAAAACATGACCCTCAACCTCCCTTAACACTTTTGTTCATTGACTAAGATGGAATGACAACGTCATGCTAAATGTTTTAATCTGAATGTTTTATTCAAGGCTTCAGATGAGCAGTGTTGGTGTACAGCAATTCATGCAAGTGATGCCTCAGATTCTAAATTGGACTgaggtctgggctttgacttTGCCAATCTAAGACATTTAAATGTTTCCCTTTAACCAACTCGTGTAACTTTAGCAGTATGTTTAGGGTCATTGTCCAGCTGGAGGGTGAAACTCCATCCAAGTATCAGATCTCTGACAGATTGAAACAAAGAATTGCcctgtatttaatatttttgtcaAGAATCCTTTCTTCAATCTTCACCACTTTTTCAGTCCCATGGAGTATGGAATCTATTCTTGCCACACTCTGGGTCAGTTAAAACCAGTCAATTTACCCATTTTCTAATGGCCACTTCCAGCATGATTATGTGCTATTTCAGACAGCAGTAATCTCAAAGTGGTTACATGAACATtacaatgagttcagtgttcttcaatGATGTTCCCAGTCACCGGAATTTGGACTATTTTGTCAGGttcattacattaaatttaAGTAACAAAAATTCCCCTTTTTCTCTAGAATTTATTgcaacaaaacaggaaaaatagCAAGTGGTATGAATACATTCACAAGGctctatatacactgaccaggcataacattatgaccacctttctaatattgtgtagggttagtcccccttttgttgccaaaacacaacaaacagtgATGCACTgggtattctgacacctttctatcagaaccagaataacaaaaaatttttttttgcaatttgagcaacagtagctgtctgttgaatcggatcacacagaccagccttggctgcccatgaccttgttgccagttcaccactgttccttccttggaccacttttgacagatactgacccatgcagaccgggaacaccccacaagagctgcagttttggagatgctctgatccagtggtctaggcaccacaatttggcccttcgtcaaactcgctcaaatccttacacttgcccatttttctgcttctaacatcaactttgaggtcaaaatgttgacttgctgcctaatatatcccacccactaacaggagccatgatgagcaGATTATCAGTCTaattcacttcactggtcagtGTTCATAACAtgatgcctgatcagtgtatagtcCTCACTGAGAAATGAAGCTGTGTGAATCTCTCCACTACTGGTATTCGGCCTCAATGTTAGAACCTAGAACAGCAAAGACTTAAACTGTTAAATGCTTTTGTACAGTTTAGGGTTTTTTTACACTGATGGTCCAAAATCTCAGGAATAAGGAAcatttctgattatgtgaaaaTGTTGGCGAGAAAGTGGGTTGAGCTGGTCAGCAACGCATGCTGATTCTCTCCCGTGTCTTATTACCGCCAGCCTACttattttttgtctttcagTGACTGCAGTAATGAGAACACAAATAAGTAGGTTGAAGGAAATAAGACACCGGTGAGAATCATCACGTGTTACCTGCGGTTTGACCCGCCTCCTCTCCATCCGAGAGATGATGTTCACCACAAACCCTGCTGCTGATCCAAATCTTTCTGGGTGAGAATTTCCAAGTCTTAAACAAACTCTTAGAAAACTCCccaaaaaaagataaatgattCTTTTTGGAGATTCAAAAAGAGAGTTCAATTTGACCTGTGGATTGACCTGAGGCTCAGACACCCCTGTGGCTGACTTGGACAGGCTGGAAATCATCTTTCACTCTTTTTTATGTACTTAAATTCTAAAGCAAAAACTTTGAAGTAGTTCAAGAGGTAGTCTCCAAACCCACCTGAACTAGGTAAGAAACCTGAAAATAGTATACTAGTGTGCTaaatagtatacagtatatacaatgCTATATGTTCTTAAACTGTATACTACAGTCACTTAGTGTAGTACCTGCAACAGACATATTTAGACATGTTCAGACATATTTTCCTCATGATTcctatttcttttaaaatatcttgttctactgcatgtgtgtgtaaaaaaaaattgagtcaTTGACTTTTGTGAAACTCAAAACCTTTGCAGGAAGTTAGGGTTCCAAATCAGAGCATCTTTCAAGTATCAGATATGGAGGAAGGCCAGGGCTTCCAGAGTTTCTTTTAATATTAGAGTGTTCAAAACCCAATTGTATGATCTGCTATTTTAATGATGAAAACAGACActtaatttttgttttgttttgtacattccaGACTATTCCGTTTTTAAAATGTGGTCCTTCAATACTCCAAATGCATGAAGATTGGCAGGTCTAATACagacttttatatatttacttttgtaactgtaattttaatctcacccctcacacacaattCTGCAATTCCTTCACACCTCACATTTTGAATACTTCTGATCTACAGTATGCAAATCTGACATTTAGCTAAGCTATGTCCCCGTAGATACTGTAATAATGTTTGGCGAACTTTCAAGTCTGACATGTTGACTAGTGATGGCAGCAGATCCCTGAGAAATTTTTTATTGAGCTGAAATTTTCTAACTCACCAGCAAATATGGCTACTAAATTTTTTAAGTTATCAGCCATCCATAACTTCTACTAGGCCAAAAAAACAGATGAACTACATCACAGCATATGTCCAGCAGTCCTCACAATATCTGATTTGTCCAGTCATACACAAGCCATTCTCACCCAGTTTGCCTGGTAGTCCTTCTGTTTCCTGGAATCATCCTCTGCTACTTTCAGAGCCAGATATTGGTGATATTTTTTTAGTTGCTGGATCAGAATGTTTCTCCATGGTTATGTTTCATGTCCTTCTGATATGATGGTGGGAATTTGCccatattttatttgcatttttttcacaGCTATCACTGGCCAGAGCAAAGAGTCTGATACTAGCAGTTTCAGATTTCTTTGTGCTTTCTGAAATGGCATATAGACacacaagtaaataaaaaaatatatataaatcatcGAAGCAATTCATGGATTATATTGCTATTTAGCTTATAATTTGCTTAATATATACTTAAGATTTGagaatttttttctctctattatCTAGGTAAGTTAACCATTTCAACATGAAGAGAATTTGTTGAGAATTTGAGAGACAGTGTGAATCTGTCCACTGGACACTATGATCATCTTCCACACTATCCTCCTTCTGGTACTTGGCATCAACTCTGGTAAGTGCAACtgcgttttatttttaattgaaattatAACAATCATTCACAGTACTTTTAGCTGTCTTGTAACATTACATGACTGCCATTTACAGAGGAAAATTTTAAATCTGTGATTCTGTGACAGTCTTGGGTCTATTTTTCTCTACTTTTGAACAGCTAAAGCTGTTAAGGAATTAACTGTAAAAGGCACGACACTTAAGAGCTGAAATTGAGTAGATACCAATAACATCATACTAGTATGGGCAGTAAAAACCTTGCGGTAGAAACACAAGCTATAACTCAGGTTTTTGGACTTATCTGATGCTTATCTTcatatcctgtgtgtgtttgcatgtgatTCAGCTCAGGCACTTTACTACAGAGCATTGTGGCAGTTCAGACACATGATTATCTGCACCATACCTACTAGCTGGCCATTTCTGGAATACGGAAACTATGGTTGCTACTGTGGCTGGGGCGGCTCAGGCACTCCTGTTGATGACTTAGACAGGTTAAAATACACACTTCTTAttgctttaaaataatttttcatgGGCTATGCTTAATTGCTTTGCTAAATATAGTATTTCTCAAACTAGCCCATCAGGGACCAACAGGCATGCCACCATTAAAGTCAGAGAGATCACAcctttccccattctgatgtttaatgtgaacattaaataaagcactataataataaagtgcTACTGCTACATGATTGGGTGATAACTGCAAAAATTAGTAGGTGCACACacattcctattaaagtggacagcaAGTGTATGTTATGATAAGGTATGATGGGTAAATTGCTCTTTAGCACATAGGTTATGGATTATTTCATAAAGAATACAGccaagaataaataaacaaaccaaaattGTTCAATTCTGGTTAGTCCTTTGGTAATGGTTCAGGGGTAATTACTTGTGGGGACAAATAGGAAAAATATTGACATTGTTTTGCAACTTATTACCTGCTTATAGTTCAATATCCCAAGCATTCAGCAAATTCCATTGCTATTAGAAAACCTGCTTATTGGCAAACTTCATAACAGTAACTTATGAATTCTCAATTCTCTCCCATGCCTACAGATGCTGTCAGGTTCATGATAACTGTTATGGTGAAGCATTGAAGCATAAGGCATGCTGGACCATCTTTGACAATCCTTACACAGAGATCTACGCCTATGATTGTAACAAAGCCACTAAGAAAATCACCTGCAAGAGTAAGTGGTTATGATAAACCAGAAATGGCTTTGAAAAATGACCAAAATCAACCTATGGAAATTTACAGAGTGgattaactaaaaaaaatgtgttactGCCTAGTATTATTTGTATGTATTTCTATCTTAGAAAACAACACAGTTTGTGAGACAATCATTTGTGAGTGTGACCAGAAGGCTGCTGAGTGCTTTGCTGCATCTATATACaataagaaatataaaagaCTGCCCAAGAGTCACTGCAAAAAGAAATAAGATATTTCCAGAAATAAATTTGAAGTGCATGCAGTGAACACTCCACATCAAAATTATCAGCACCTCTGTTGCTTGAAGATCAGCTTGTACTGAATACACTGATTTTAGAATGATCTGTACCTCAGATTGCATCTTAACCCTGTATACAACTAAAAAAAGCTCTTTCAAAAACAGTATGTTGTTCCATATTACAGCATTTTAATAAAGCTGTTCCTAAAACCTGCATGTTTATCTTCATAATTGGAGTGTCAACATTTAATTTTCCAACTTACTTGGAATTGTGTCCTATAGATTTTAGCCCAATGACCAATTCTTTAGAAGAAACCCACTGAAAATGATTTGCCTTGGTTTGTCAAGTACACACTAAGGTAGAATGAAGTTAAATAATCTGGTCAACATGACAACCATTTTCtatcattttaatttagtttGGGTCAAATCTTAAACCTGTACAAGTTTCAAACAAAAACTAGTTAGACTTTCTAGTACTCCAAACACCACACTGATTTATTCTGATGAACATATTTCATAGGGAAAATGTTGAAACTGTTCTGGAACCATAAATGGTAGGTGTTTGAAAATAAGAACCATGTGCTAGAGATTGAAATAACACCAAATACTGAGAAACCTATTACACCTCAACAGAAGAGCTATTCacttgaaagaaagaaaccagtCTTTTGACAGTCAAATTGTGCATTCTCCATTATAACAAATACTCAGACAAGCATCCAATTAACCAATAAAGTACCTCAAATGAGCAAATATTTAAACAGCTCAACAGTCCTCAGTGATTGCAGCACATTTGAGCTGGTCAGGAGGGCCCAATGTTGCAGTGTTACTGGTGCAAAGTACGCTGGAAGTAAGCCTGAGATTTAGTATCACTCTGGCTTGCAGATTCTTGTGATGCAGCACTATCCTGGTATGATGACTGGGTCTGGAATCCAGACACTTGTGAAGAGGGTGGATTTATCTGACCTTGCAAAATTGTGTACCTGCCAGAAGTTTGACTTGGGTAGGATGATCCCAAGGACTGAGCCTGTGCAATAGCAGAATGACCTGCCAGAACTTGTACTGTGGTACTGGGCTGGTATATTGACTGGGTCTGAAATCCAGACATTTGGTTTGGAAGGATAGCAGGTTGGGAGGATGGAATGCTTTGGTCCAGTGAAGTCAAATACCTGCCAGAGGTTAGAGCTTGATACAATGCTGAAGCACCCATGGACTGTGCCTGAGGTGTAGAAGCAGATTGACCTGCCCAAACCTGCATTGAGCTAGGTAGGTTTAAGGGCTGCATCTGGATTCCAGACACTTGGGAAGAGGATGGAGTCATCTGACCAAGTAATATGGTGTACCATTTAGCAGGTCCTGGTGTTTCAGCCCCCAAACTACTCTGAGCCTGAGATGTAGTTGCAGGTTGGCCTGCCCAAACCTGTGTTGTGGTGCTAGGCTGGTATGATGAATGGGTCTGGAATCCAGAGATTTGGTTTGTGCTGACCCCAGACTGTGAGAAGGATGGAAGAGTCCTGTACCTGCTGGAAGCTTGCCACTGAACCAAGGTTGACAAATTCAAGGACTGCATCTGAGAGGCAGAAGCAGACTGCCCTGACAAAACTGGTGTTGTGGAGATAGGCTGGTATGAGGTCTGGTTTTGGAGTCTAAATATCTTGTTACTGGTGACCACAGCctgggaggaggaggatggaatGCTTTGGTCCAGAGAAGTCAAATACCTGCCAGAGGTTAGACTTTGATACAATGCTGAAGCACCCATGGACTGTGCTTGAGATGTAGAAGTAGACTGGCCTGCTGAAACCTGTGTTGTAGTGCTAGGCCGGTATGAGGTCTGGTTTTGGGGTCCAGATATTTGGTTACTGGTGACCACAGCctgggaggaggaggatggaatGCTTTGGTCCAGTGAAGTCAAATACCTGCCAGAAGTTAGACTTTGATACAATGCTGAAGCACCCATGGACTGTGCTTGAGATGTAGAAGTAGACTGGCCTGCTGAAACCTGTGTTGTAGTGCTAGGCCGGTATGAGGTCTGGTTTTGGGGTCCAGATATTTGGTTACTGGTGACCACAGCctgggaggaggaggatggaatGCTTTGGTCCAGTGAAGTCAAATACCTGCCAGAAGTTAGACTTTGATACAATGTTGAAGCACCCATGGACTGTGCTTGAGATGTAGAAGCAGATTGACCTGCCCAAACTTGTGTTGAGCTAGGTAAGGACTGCATCTGGATTTCAGACACTTGGGAATTGGATGGAATCATCTGACCAGGTAAAATGGGGTACCATTTAGCAGGCCCTGGTGTTTCAGCCCCATAGATACTCTGAGCCTGAGAGGCAGACTGGCCTGCTGAAACCCATGTTGTGGTGCTAGGCTGGTATGACTGTATCTGGGATCCAGAGATTTGGTTTCTGGCAACCACAGACTGGGAGGAGGatgaaatgctctgatccaatgaAGTCAAATACCTGCCAGAGGTTCGACCATGATTCAATGTTGCACCCATGGACTGAGCCTGAGAAGTGGAAGCAGACTGACCTGCTGAAACCTGTGTTGTGGTGCTAGGCTGATATGATTGAGTTTGGGGTCTAGA encodes:
- the LOC131366685 gene encoding uncharacterized protein LOC131366685 isoform X1 — protein: MLFFFYTQFKNVTCGVFFSFRLHLIFIALVLWGDADGFEVWNRTSIGDWPAGHFNTTGNQNFQLATRVQPFGLLDRKDANGNVGEGNSGSALLTSEVQTAEHDSSFVQSSGGPENYGTLLSQSQSAATTNQAYGSQTQSSYQLNSIKPVSASQTASTFQFQPMGGSTMNQGSVSSRYNISKDKRISSCFQSVLPSNQISRPQTQSYQPSTTTQVSAGQSASTSQAQSMGATLNHGRTSGRYLTSLDQSISSSSQSVVARNQISGSQIQSYQPSTTTWVSAGQSASQAQSIYGAETPGPAKWYPILPGQMIPSNSQVSEIQMQSLPSSTQVWAGQSASTSQAQSMGASTLYQSLTSGRYLTSLDQSIPSSSSQAVVTSNQISGPQNQTSYRPSTTTQVSAGQSTSTSQAQSMGASALYQSLTSGRYLTSLDQSIPSSSSQAVVTSNQISGPQNQTSYRPSTTTQVSAGQSTSTSQAQSMGASALYQSLTSGRYLTSLDQSIPSSSSQAVVTSNKIFRLQNQTSYQPISTTPVLSGQSASASQMQSLNLSTLVQWQASSRYRTLPSFSQSGVSTNQISGFQTHSSYQPSTTTQVWAGQPATTSQAQSSLGAETPGPAKWYTILLGQMTPSSSQVSGIQMQPLNLPSSMQVWAGQSASTPQAQSMGASALYQALTSGRYLTSLDQSIPSSQPAILPNQMSGFQTQSIYQPSTTVQVLAGHSAIAQAQSLGSSYPSQTSGRYTILQGQINPPSSQVSGFQTQSSYQDSAASQESASQSDTKSQAYFQRTLHQ
- the LOC131366685 gene encoding uncharacterized protein LOC131366685 isoform X2 → MSWTMKRLHLIFIALVLWGDADGFEVWNRTSIGDWPAGHFNTTGNQNFQLATRVQPFGLLDRKDANGNVGEGNSGSALLTSEVQTAEHDSSFVQSSGGPENYGTLLSQSQSAATTNQAYGSQTQSSYQLNSIKPVSASQTASTFQFQPMGGSTMNQGSVSSRYNISKDKRISSCFQSVLPSNQISRPQTQSYQPSTTTQVSAGQSASTSQAQSMGATLNHGRTSGRYLTSLDQSISSSSQSVVARNQISGSQIQSYQPSTTTWVSAGQSASQAQSIYGAETPGPAKWYPILPGQMIPSNSQVSEIQMQSLPSSTQVWAGQSASTSQAQSMGASTLYQSLTSGRYLTSLDQSIPSSSSQAVVTSNQISGPQNQTSYRPSTTTQVSAGQSTSTSQAQSMGASALYQSLTSGRYLTSLDQSIPSSSSQAVVTSNQISGPQNQTSYRPSTTTQVSAGQSTSTSQAQSMGASALYQSLTSGRYLTSLDQSIPSSSSQAVVTSNKIFRLQNQTSYQPISTTPVLSGQSASASQMQSLNLSTLVQWQASSRYRTLPSFSQSGVSTNQISGFQTHSSYQPSTTTQVWAGQPATTSQAQSSLGAETPGPAKWYTILLGQMTPSSSQVSGIQMQPLNLPSSMQVWAGQSASTPQAQSMGASALYQALTSGRYLTSLDQSIPSSQPAILPNQMSGFQTQSIYQPSTTVQVLAGHSAIAQAQSLGSSYPSQTSGRYTILQGQINPPSSQVSGFQTQSSYQDSAASQESASQSDTKSQAYFQRTLHQ